One window of Paludibacter propionicigenes WB4 genomic DNA carries:
- a CDS encoding glycosyltransferase family 2 protein, translated as MNTLSVIVPCYNEEAVITESYSRLKKVLEGIKTHKTEIIFINDGSKDRTAEMLTDIATADKQVKVLHFSRNFGHQPAVTAGIHCCESDLAVIIDADLQDPPELIPDLLETQSREQANVVYCVRDERKGESIFKKLSARLFYRSMNYLSEVNFPLDTGDFRLIDRQVMDEFKKFREKGKYIRGIISWIGFKQVPFLYQRQARFAGETKYPLSKMIQFASTAMLYFSKKPLKLATGMGFITVLIGIVYAAYTLVGKIVGYTHALSGWSSLIILITFFGGVQLLTVGVLGQYIGILFDEVKDRPEYIIDKKDNC; from the coding sequence ATGAATACACTTTCAGTTATTGTACCCTGCTACAACGAAGAAGCGGTGATTACCGAATCGTATAGCCGACTTAAAAAGGTGTTGGAAGGTATAAAAACGCACAAAACCGAAATAATTTTTATCAACGATGGCAGCAAAGATCGCACAGCTGAAATGCTGACAGACATTGCAACCGCCGATAAACAGGTGAAAGTGCTGCATTTCTCCCGCAATTTTGGTCATCAACCGGCTGTAACTGCCGGAATACACTGTTGCGAATCCGATTTGGCGGTGATTATTGATGCCGACTTGCAAGATCCACCAGAACTTATACCGGACTTGCTGGAAACGCAATCCAGGGAGCAAGCTAACGTAGTGTATTGTGTCAGAGACGAAAGAAAAGGTGAAAGTATATTCAAAAAACTGTCTGCTCGCTTGTTTTACCGTTCGATGAACTACTTGTCAGAAGTGAATTTTCCACTTGATACGGGAGACTTTCGATTAATAGACCGACAGGTAATGGATGAATTCAAGAAGTTTCGTGAAAAAGGTAAATACATTCGCGGAATAATCAGTTGGATTGGTTTTAAGCAGGTTCCGTTTCTCTACCAGCGACAAGCCCGTTTTGCCGGTGAAACCAAGTATCCGCTCAGCAAGATGATTCAGTTTGCATCGACTGCTATGCTGTATTTCTCTAAAAAACCGTTGAAACTAGCTACCGGAATGGGTTTTATCACCGTACTGATAGGAATAGTTTATGCGGCTTACACCCTCGTGGGCAAAATAGTAGGTTACACGCATGCACTTTCCGGATGGAGTTCGTTGATTATTCTGATAACGTTCTTCGGTGGTGTACAGCTTCTTACGGTTGGAGTACTGGGTCAATATATCGGAATTCTTTTCGACGAAGTCAAAGACAGGCCGGAGTATATTATCGACAAAAAAGATAATTGCTGA
- a CDS encoding YgiQ family radical SAM protein produces the protein MQTKIYQLTDFLPTTKKELELRGWNEVDVILFSGDAYIDHPAFGAAVIGRLLEAQGLQVAIVPQPNWRDDLRDFKKMGRPRMFFAISAGNMDSMVNHYTANKRLRSDDAYTPDGKSGMRPDYCTITYATIIKKLYPEVPLVIGGIEASLRRYTHYDYWSDKLMPSILVDSKADLLIYGMGEKPIVELIKQIREGKTFKEMTNIPQTSFLSKEIPAHPKWKNLELVSHEVCLKDKKLYASNFKHIEKESNKYEANRLLQKTGNRWVIVNPPYEPLKEAELDASYDLPYTRVPHPKYKGKTIPAYEMIKFSVNMHRGCFGGCSFCTISAHQGKHIVSRSKESILNEVKKITAMPDFKGYLSDLGGPSANMYKMKGKNLYICRQCQKPSCIFPKPCFNLNTDHTPLLDIYRSVDQLPGIKKSFIGSGVRYDILLTDPKNVEVNKSHEEYIRELITNHVSGRLKIAPEHTSDAVLNLMRKPSFAYFGEFKKKFERINREAGLNQQLIPYFISSHPGCHNEDMAELAALTKSFDFKLEQVQDFTPTPMTLATEIYYSGYHPYTLEPIFTAKSKDEKLEQRKFFFWYKGEYKNQIIKDLNRMKRPDLLKKLFQK, from the coding sequence ATGCAAACCAAAATATATCAACTCACCGATTTTCTTCCTACTACCAAAAAAGAACTGGAACTTCGCGGTTGGAACGAAGTAGACGTGATCCTTTTCAGTGGCGATGCGTATATCGACCATCCTGCTTTCGGGGCGGCTGTTATCGGGCGCTTACTCGAAGCACAGGGACTACAGGTGGCCATTGTGCCTCAGCCTAACTGGCGCGACGACCTGCGCGATTTCAAAAAGATGGGGCGTCCACGCATGTTTTTTGCCATTTCAGCGGGCAATATGGATTCCATGGTAAACCATTACACGGCCAACAAACGCCTGCGGTCTGACGACGCGTACACCCCTGATGGAAAATCGGGTATGCGTCCTGATTATTGCACCATTACCTATGCCACTATTATCAAAAAATTATATCCGGAAGTGCCCCTTGTCATCGGTGGAATCGAAGCTTCGCTGCGCCGCTACACACATTACGATTATTGGTCGGATAAACTTATGCCAAGCATTTTGGTCGATTCCAAGGCAGATTTGCTCATTTATGGGATGGGAGAGAAGCCTATAGTGGAACTGATAAAACAGATTCGCGAAGGTAAAACCTTCAAAGAGATGACAAACATACCACAAACCTCGTTTTTATCGAAGGAAATTCCGGCTCATCCGAAATGGAAAAACCTGGAACTGGTTTCGCACGAGGTTTGCCTGAAAGATAAAAAGTTATATGCTTCCAACTTCAAGCATATCGAAAAAGAATCGAATAAATACGAGGCCAACCGGTTGTTGCAAAAAACGGGCAACCGCTGGGTGATAGTCAACCCACCCTACGAACCGCTGAAAGAGGCCGAACTGGATGCTTCGTACGATTTGCCCTACACACGCGTGCCGCACCCCAAATACAAGGGCAAGACCATTCCGGCCTACGAAATGATTAAGTTCTCGGTAAACATGCATCGCGGATGCTTTGGCGGCTGCTCGTTTTGTACCATTTCGGCTCATCAGGGCAAGCATATTGTGTCGCGTTCCAAAGAATCGATACTGAATGAGGTGAAAAAGATTACCGCTATGCCCGATTTCAAGGGCTATCTGAGCGATTTGGGCGGTCCATCGGCCAATATGTACAAGATGAAAGGGAAGAACCTGTATATCTGCCGGCAATGTCAAAAACCGTCCTGCATTTTCCCGAAACCCTGCTTTAATCTGAATACCGATCATACACCTTTGCTGGATATTTACCGCTCGGTCGATCAGTTGCCGGGTATCAAAAAGTCATTTATCGGCAGCGGTGTGCGTTACGACATTTTGCTGACCGACCCTAAAAATGTGGAAGTAAACAAAAGCCACGAGGAATATATCCGCGAACTGATTACCAACCACGTTTCCGGACGGTTGAAGATTGCTCCCGAGCATACGTCGGACGCGGTGCTAAACCTGATGCGTAAACCCAGCTTTGCCTATTTTGGCGAGTTTAAAAAGAAATTTGAGCGAATCAACCGAGAGGCAGGACTAAATCAACAGCTGATTCCCTACTTTATCTCGAGTCACCCGGGTTGCCACAACGAAGATATGGCCGAACTGGCAGCGCTGACCAAAAGCTTCGATTTTAAGTTGGAACAGGTGCAGGATTTTACTCCTACACCCATGACACTGGCTACCGAAATTTATTATTCTGGCTATCATCCTTACACATTGGAACCGATTTTTACCGCTAAAAGCAAAGATGAAAAGTTGGAGCAACGTAAATTCTTTTTCTGGTATAAGGGAGAATATAAGAATCAAATCATCAAAGATTTGAACCGAATGAAACGCCCGGATTTACTAAAGAAACTGTTTCAGAAATAA
- a CDS encoding MBL fold metallo-hydrolase, translated as MNRKLRINWQTIKVTTVVLLLASISVMKLQAQTSKMEPTETKEIVKGIYSIKDSFVNLFILQDGDGYIVVDAGTNVGYITQELEKLKINPDKVTAMFLTHSHPDHVAAVALFKNATIYLSNTELPTVATEKPQYLTLNKTEYKNKYVLLNDQQVVRIKSLSVKAIQTPGHTPGSISYLVNDKYLFVGDAFSLVNGKVAKPNEGYTKDMKSAIASFDKIKRLPKAEYIFTAHTGYSSDYKTAVQTELK; from the coding sequence ATGAATAGAAAACTAAGAATCAATTGGCAAACAATCAAAGTTACGACTGTTGTATTGTTGCTTGCATCCATATCAGTAATGAAACTACAGGCTCAAACATCCAAAATGGAACCAACTGAAACGAAAGAAATCGTAAAGGGAATTTATTCAATAAAAGACTCGTTTGTAAACCTGTTTATCCTACAGGATGGTGATGGTTATATCGTTGTGGATGCCGGAACCAATGTTGGATATATAACTCAGGAACTTGAGAAATTGAAAATAAATCCTGACAAAGTAACTGCGATGTTCCTCACACATTCGCATCCCGATCATGTGGCGGCTGTGGCTTTATTTAAAAATGCAACCATTTACCTGTCCAATACCGAATTACCGACAGTGGCAACCGAAAAGCCTCAGTATCTGACCCTCAATAAGACCGAATACAAGAACAAGTATGTTTTATTGAACGATCAGCAGGTAGTGCGGATAAAGAGCCTGAGCGTTAAAGCCATTCAAACTCCCGGACATACACCCGGTTCAATTTCTTATTTAGTCAATGATAAATATCTGTTTGTAGGTGACGCATTTAGTTTGGTGAACGGAAAAGTAGCTAAACCCAATGAAGGCTATACAAAAGACATGAAATCGGCTATAGCCTCTTTCGACAAAATAAAAAGGCTTCCTAAAGCTGAATATATATTTACTGCTCATACCGGCTACAGCAGCGACTACAAAACAGCTGTTCAGACCGAACTAAAATAA
- the pepT gene encoding peptidase T has translation MNITDRFLKYVGFTTTSDENTNMTPSTPGQMIFAKHLVEELTSIGLKDVDLDKNGYVTATLPANTDKDIPTIGFIAHMDTSPDMSGRHVKARVVRNYDGSDIVLNQEKNIVFETEKYPEILQYKGQDIVVTDGTTLLGADDKAGLAEIVTAMEYLIAHPEIKHGKIRVGFTPDEEIGQGADHFDVAKFNADWAYTMDGGEIGELEFENFNAAGAKVYFTGTNVHPGYAYHKMINSMRIAQQFIGMIPRHETPEHTQGYEGFYHLTNIEGTVEKTTLSYIIRDHDRDRFERRKKEIQHLVNKINAEFGEGTATIEIKDQYFNMREKIEPVMHVVDLAFEAMEAVGVKPNVKPIRGGTDGSRLSYMGLPCPNIFAGGHNFHGRFEYVPVQSMEKAMQVVVKIVEILANK, from the coding sequence ATGAATATTACCGATCGTTTTTTGAAATACGTTGGTTTTACTACTACTTCCGACGAAAATACCAATATGACCCCCAGTACACCTGGACAAATGATTTTTGCAAAACATTTGGTAGAAGAACTTACTTCTATTGGATTGAAGGATGTTGATCTGGATAAAAACGGTTATGTAACAGCTACTTTACCGGCTAATACCGACAAAGATATACCTACTATCGGCTTTATTGCACACATGGATACTAGTCCGGATATGAGCGGGCGTCATGTAAAGGCAAGAGTGGTTCGTAATTACGATGGAAGCGATATTGTTTTGAATCAGGAAAAGAATATCGTTTTTGAAACTGAGAAATATCCCGAGATACTTCAGTATAAAGGGCAGGACATTGTGGTGACTGACGGTACTACCCTGCTTGGAGCCGACGATAAAGCCGGACTAGCCGAAATAGTTACGGCTATGGAATACCTGATAGCACATCCCGAAATTAAGCACGGCAAAATCAGAGTCGGCTTTACCCCCGATGAAGAAATCGGTCAGGGTGCCGATCATTTTGATGTGGCAAAATTTAATGCCGACTGGGCATACACGATGGATGGCGGTGAAATTGGCGAACTGGAGTTTGAGAACTTCAATGCGGCCGGAGCTAAGGTTTATTTTACCGGAACAAATGTTCATCCGGGATATGCGTACCATAAAATGATAAATTCTATGCGTATAGCTCAGCAATTTATTGGTATGATTCCACGTCATGAAACTCCGGAACATACGCAGGGTTACGAAGGTTTTTATCACCTAACCAACATTGAAGGAACAGTTGAAAAAACAACGCTGAGTTATATTATTCGCGACCATGATCGCGATAGGTTCGAACGTCGAAAAAAAGAAATACAACATTTGGTCAATAAGATTAATGCTGAGTTTGGTGAAGGTACTGCTACCATCGAGATTAAAGATCAGTATTTCAATATGCGTGAAAAAATTGAGCCGGTTATGCACGTGGTCGATTTGGCTTTTGAAGCAATGGAAGCTGTTGGCGTTAAGCCCAACGTCAAACCTATTCGTGGTGGAACCGATGGCTCGCGATTATCATACATGGGTCTTCCCTGCCCCAACATTTTTGCAGGCGGACATAATTTCCACGGACGATTTGAATATGTACCCGTTCAATCTATGGAAAAAGCCATGCAGGTGGTGGTAAAAATAGTAGAAATACTGGCGAATAAATAA
- a CDS encoding DUF6261 family protein, protein MKKIKTVDFSDFQNNEHGQFHSVIRDEISAQDPNRLGIMKFFPSYVADVTTELASIEVEQGSQHTIGIGKADLLRDQLYRSFVLQIRSGLIDYDPAIQAAAERIIRIVDQIGDMRREPYNKESETLASLTNQMRNNYASDVALCSATDKLNKLVDANNSFIANFGTRTAEVASRISGDVRAARVATDGDYKNIVSVINALVLLNGEDLYSSFIDKVNYQIDYYKNTINARRSKGKDESKSTPPTA, encoded by the coding sequence ATGAAGAAAATTAAAACAGTGGATTTCTCTGATTTCCAAAACAACGAACATGGTCAGTTTCATTCGGTAATAAGAGATGAAATATCGGCTCAAGATCCAAACAGACTGGGAATAATGAAGTTCTTTCCGTCCTATGTGGCTGATGTGACTACCGAACTGGCTTCTATCGAGGTGGAGCAAGGCAGCCAGCACACCATAGGGATAGGCAAAGCAGATTTGCTTCGGGATCAACTTTATCGGTCGTTTGTATTGCAAATTCGGTCGGGTCTTATCGATTACGATCCTGCCATTCAGGCTGCTGCCGAACGTATTATCCGCATCGTCGATCAGATTGGCGATATGCGTCGGGAACCATACAACAAAGAAAGCGAAACCTTAGCCAGTTTGACTAACCAGATGAGAAACAATTATGCATCTGATGTAGCCTTATGCTCGGCTACCGATAAGTTGAATAAACTGGTTGATGCCAATAATTCATTTATTGCCAACTTTGGTACACGCACTGCCGAAGTAGCATCGCGCATCAGTGGCGATGTACGGGCAGCACGAGTTGCCACCGATGGAGACTACAAAAACATTGTCAGTGTTATCAATGCCTTGGTTCTGCTCAATGGCGAAGATCTATACAGTTCGTTTATCGACAAGGTGAACTATCAGATAGATTATTATAAAAATACCATCAACGCTCGTCGTAGCAAAGGCAAGGACGAAAGCAAGAGTACTCCTCCTACGGCTTAA
- a CDS encoding endonuclease domain-containing protein — protein sequence MQRTDLPDMFFGAKRAIFQNACELLKDMTAAENVLWERLNKSQLGVRFKAQHPIDIFIVDFYCHKYKLVVEVDGEIHLSQKEYDEGRTAELERFGITVIRFTNEEVLNDIDKVVEEIKEYLSK from the coding sequence ATGCAACGTACAGATTTACCAGATATGTTTTTTGGTGCAAAGCGGGCTATATTTCAAAATGCCTGTGAATTGCTTAAAGACATGACAGCGGCTGAAAATGTCCTTTGGGAGCGATTGAATAAAAGTCAGTTAGGCGTTCGGTTTAAAGCACAGCATCCGATAGACATTTTCATTGTCGATTTTTATTGTCATAAATATAAACTGGTGGTTGAAGTTGATGGTGAAATACATTTATCGCAAAAAGAATATGATGAAGGCCGGACGGCAGAATTAGAACGGTTTGGTATTACCGTTATTCGCTTTACAAATGAAGAAGTCCTGAATGATATAGACAAAGTTGTTGAAGAGATCAAAGAGTATTTGAGTAAATAA
- a CDS encoding GtrA family protein produces the protein MISTFLKKYANHGITRFIKYGLVGCLGLLVDMAVFYVMNKKLGINYVISNITSSSLAVVHNFILNSYFTFNVTDRKLRRFLAFYAIALVGMAVSTGLLILFIDLLKLDSMISKLISIIIVALLQYFFNNKLTFRTKKSE, from the coding sequence ATGATTTCTACATTTTTAAAGAAATATGCCAATCATGGAATAACACGTTTTATTAAATACGGGCTGGTTGGCTGTTTGGGCTTATTGGTCGATATGGCAGTATTTTACGTTATGAATAAAAAACTTGGAATAAACTATGTAATTTCCAACATAACCAGTTCGTCGCTGGCGGTAGTACATAATTTTATTCTGAACAGCTATTTTACGTTCAATGTCACGGATAGGAAATTGAGACGTTTTCTGGCATTTTATGCCATAGCCCTTGTCGGTATGGCTGTCAGTACAGGTTTGCTGATACTATTTATCGACCTCCTGAAATTAGATAGTATGATTTCCAAACTAATATCAATAATTATTGTTGCATTACTACAGTATTTCTTCAATAATAAACTAACTTTTAGAACCAAAAAATCAGAATAG
- a CDS encoding putative DNA modification/repair radical SAM protein: MKEEVLEKLKTLAESAKYDVSCASSGTTRKNTPGGIGNTSGWGICHSFTEDGRCVSLLKIMLTNYCIYDCAYCINRRSNDIRRATFSVDELVELTIEFYRRNYIEGLFLSSGVINNPDYTMERMVRVIKQLRTVHRYNGYIHMKSIPGASEQLVREAGLYADRLSVNIEIPTEQNLKMLAPEKDHKSVFAPMLYIQQGVLESTEDRQKHRSAPRFAPAGQSTQMIIGATDDNDKQILNISASMYERPSLKRVYYSGYIPINTNDNRLPALVKPPLVRENRLYQADWLMRFYEFKVDEIVDDAFPNLDLEIDPKLAWALRHPEHFPVDINKADYTQILRIPGIGVKTAKMIIVTRRYGRITSDSLKKMGVSLKKAQYFITCNELSSVKVNDTSPEYVRRILTEKKFAKGKDNRQQMSLLFEETPNP; this comes from the coding sequence ATGAAAGAAGAAGTTCTCGAAAAACTCAAAACCCTTGCTGAATCGGCGAAGTACGATGTTTCGTGCGCCTCCAGCGGTACCACACGGAAAAATACTCCGGGTGGCATTGGCAATACATCCGGTTGGGGAATCTGTCATAGTTTTACTGAGGACGGTCGATGTGTGTCATTACTCAAAATCATGCTTACCAATTATTGCATTTACGATTGTGCGTATTGCATCAACCGGCGTAGCAATGATATTCGTCGCGCTACCTTTTCGGTGGATGAATTGGTGGAGCTGACCATCGAGTTTTACCGTAGGAACTATATCGAAGGATTGTTTTTGAGTTCGGGTGTAATCAATAATCCCGATTACACCATGGAGCGCATGGTGCGTGTGATAAAGCAATTACGCACAGTACATCGCTACAACGGCTACATTCACATGAAAAGTATCCCGGGAGCCAGTGAACAACTGGTGCGCGAAGCCGGACTGTATGCTGATCGCCTGAGCGTGAATATAGAAATACCCACTGAACAAAATCTCAAAATGCTGGCGCCTGAGAAAGACCATAAAAGTGTTTTTGCTCCGATGCTGTATATTCAGCAAGGTGTGCTCGAAAGTACCGAAGACAGGCAGAAACATCGCTCTGCTCCACGCTTTGCCCCTGCCGGACAAAGTACGCAAATGATTATTGGTGCTACAGATGATAATGATAAGCAAATTCTCAATATATCTGCCTCGATGTACGAACGTCCAAGTCTGAAGCGGGTGTATTATTCGGGCTATATTCCGATAAATACCAACGATAACCGCTTGCCGGCGCTCGTAAAACCACCTTTGGTGCGTGAGAACCGTTTGTATCAGGCCGATTGGCTAATGCGGTTTTATGAATTCAAAGTGGATGAAATTGTAGATGATGCATTTCCTAACCTCGACCTGGAGATTGACCCGAAACTGGCATGGGCACTCCGTCATCCTGAACATTTTCCGGTGGATATCAACAAAGCCGATTACACACAGATACTTCGTATTCCGGGTATAGGTGTGAAAACAGCTAAGATGATTATAGTTACGCGCCGATACGGTAGGATAACCTCCGACTCGCTGAAAAAAATGGGTGTATCGTTGAAAAAAGCGCAGTATTTCATTACCTGCAACGAGTTATCTTCAGTAAAAGTCAATGATACCTCGCCCGAATATGTGAGACGGATACTTACAGAGAAGAAGTTTGCTAAAGGCAAAGATAACAGGCAACAAATGTCGTTATTGTTTGAAGAAACTCCTAACCCCTAA
- a CDS encoding TIGR03915 family putative DNA repair protein: MIIFRYDKTFEGLLTAVFDAYNRRTFPDRLLDEAEVEPLFADECHTVITDNAKSDRVWQGLRKKLMPISCNMIRYVWLSELPGSDELIFRYIRKTFDSKHSIELNFADDDVLQVRNLAKKVDKERCRLIELVRFQKAADDIFFAPVSPDHNSLPLTLEHFSDRFADQKWIIYDTRRNYGYYYDLKTVSEMTLDSKDLFPEGKLDEKLMAEDEKLFQDLWKGYFKSMTIKERINLKLQRQHLPERYWKYLTEKQ, encoded by the coding sequence ATGATCATTTTCCGCTACGATAAAACATTTGAAGGTTTGCTCACCGCTGTGTTCGATGCTTACAACCGCAGAACTTTCCCCGACCGATTACTGGACGAGGCAGAGGTTGAGCCCTTGTTTGCCGACGAATGTCACACTGTTATCACCGATAATGCAAAATCTGATCGTGTGTGGCAAGGCTTGCGGAAAAAGTTGATGCCTATCAGCTGCAATATGATCAGATATGTGTGGCTGTCGGAACTACCGGGGAGTGACGAACTGATTTTTCGTTATATACGTAAAACATTTGACAGCAAGCATTCTATTGAGCTGAATTTTGCCGATGACGATGTGTTGCAAGTGCGAAATCTGGCAAAAAAAGTGGATAAGGAGCGATGCAGGTTGATAGAACTGGTACGTTTCCAAAAAGCAGCTGATGACATTTTCTTTGCACCTGTGTCGCCCGATCATAACAGCCTACCGCTGACCCTGGAGCATTTTTCTGATCGATTTGCAGACCAAAAATGGATTATCTACGATACTAGACGCAATTACGGCTATTATTACGACCTGAAAACAGTGAGCGAAATGACACTCGACAGCAAGGATCTTTTCCCCGAAGGTAAACTGGATGAAAAATTGATGGCGGAAGACGAAAAACTCTTTCAGGACTTGTGGAAAGGTTATTTCAAATCGATGACCATCAAAGAGCGCATCAACCTGAAACTCCAGCGGCAACATTTGCCCGAGCGGTATTGGAAGTACTTGACGGAGAAACAGTAA
- a CDS encoding thioredoxin domain-containing protein: protein MSTSEHKYTNHLIHESSPYLLQHAHNPVDWYPWSQEALNKAKKENKNLLISIGYAACHWCHVMERECFEDEEVARYMNEHFVAIKVDREERPDIDQIYMTAVQLLTERGGWPLNCVALPDGRPIYGGTYFPKAQWLDMLNQVSGFIQLHPDKTENQARALTEGVQNNEMIYRADLPGLEATVNDQEDIFYHIQAGIDTVNGGYGTAPKFPMPSSLQFLLHFHHLSGNNDALKALTTTLDRMAFGGIYDQIGGGFARYATDEAWKIPHFEKMLYDNALLVSVYASAFQYNRNPHYEKVLHETLEFVSSELTSPDGGFYSSLDADSEGVEGKFYVWTFDELQTILGKNAGLIMDYFQVTAAGNWEESQNILYRKGNDEEIARKHNLSTVELSESIAQARELLQTVRAKRQKPMLDDKILTSWNALMLKGYCDAYRVTAKAEYLQAALRNANFILRYMKSADNGLFRNYKNGKASIPAFLDDYAFIIQAFISLYQNTFDEQWLVEASELTEYTVSHFYDPESGMFYYTSDTEPALIARKMEISDNVIPSSNSEMGKNLFVLGHYFYNDQYITMSEKMLNNVRQNALQGGIYYANWDILMGWFASAPYEVSVVGKNSDLLRKELNTHYLHNIILSGTKFESNLPVLKGKWSADETLIYVCRNHVCQAPVSDLRAALQMIKQVHI, encoded by the coding sequence ATGAGTACATCCGAACATAAATACACTAACCACCTGATTCATGAAAGCAGCCCCTACCTGCTTCAGCATGCTCATAATCCTGTTGACTGGTATCCATGGAGTCAGGAGGCGTTGAATAAAGCGAAAAAAGAGAATAAAAACTTACTGATAAGCATAGGCTACGCTGCCTGTCACTGGTGCCACGTTATGGAGCGTGAATGCTTTGAGGATGAAGAAGTAGCCCGTTATATGAACGAGCACTTTGTGGCTATTAAAGTTGACAGGGAAGAACGACCGGATATTGATCAGATTTACATGACTGCGGTACAATTGCTGACCGAACGGGGAGGCTGGCCGTTAAATTGTGTGGCGTTGCCCGATGGCAGACCGATTTACGGCGGAACATATTTTCCCAAAGCGCAATGGTTGGATATGCTTAATCAGGTATCCGGTTTTATTCAGCTTCATCCTGATAAAACTGAAAATCAGGCTCGGGCGCTCACCGAGGGTGTTCAAAACAATGAAATGATTTATCGTGCGGATTTGCCGGGATTGGAAGCCACTGTTAACGACCAGGAAGATATTTTTTATCACATTCAGGCCGGCATCGATACGGTAAACGGCGGATATGGCACAGCACCTAAGTTTCCTATGCCATCGAGCCTACAGTTTTTACTTCATTTTCATCATTTATCGGGCAACAATGATGCCCTGAAAGCTTTGACCACCACTTTAGATAGAATGGCTTTTGGAGGTATTTATGATCAGATTGGAGGTGGATTCGCACGCTATGCTACTGACGAAGCCTGGAAAATTCCGCATTTCGAAAAGATGCTCTACGACAATGCTCTGCTGGTAAGTGTTTATGCATCGGCTTTTCAGTACAATCGTAATCCGCATTATGAAAAAGTCCTGCACGAAACGCTGGAGTTTGTAAGCAGTGAGTTAACCTCACCGGATGGTGGATTTTATTCTTCACTGGATGCAGATAGTGAGGGAGTTGAAGGAAAATTCTATGTTTGGACTTTTGATGAGCTACAAACTATACTGGGCAAAAATGCGGGATTGATAATGGATTATTTTCAGGTGACGGCAGCAGGTAACTGGGAAGAATCGCAGAATATTCTCTACCGCAAGGGAAATGATGAAGAAATAGCGCGAAAGCATAATCTTAGCACTGTGGAACTCTCAGAAAGTATAGCTCAAGCCAGAGAACTATTGCAAACTGTACGGGCAAAAAGGCAGAAACCCATGCTTGACGATAAAATACTGACTTCGTGGAATGCTCTTATGTTGAAAGGATATTGTGATGCTTATCGGGTTACCGCTAAGGCTGAATACCTGCAAGCAGCTTTACGGAATGCAAATTTTATTTTGCGCTATATGAAATCGGCAGACAATGGTTTGTTCAGAAATTATAAAAACGGAAAAGCCTCCATTCCTGCGTTTCTTGACGATTATGCATTCATAATACAGGCATTTATATCCTTATATCAGAATACTTTTGATGAACAATGGTTGGTTGAAGCAAGCGAGTTAACGGAATATACCGTCTCACATTTTTATGATCCGGAGAGCGGCATGTTTTATTACACTTCGGATACCGAACCCGCTCTGATAGCCCGTAAAATGGAAATTTCGGACAATGTAATCCCTTCTTCAAATTCAGAAATGGGGAAAAATCTGTTTGTTTTAGGGCATTATTTCTATAATGATCAGTATATCACTATGTCCGAAAAAATGCTCAATAATGTTCGTCAAAATGCTTTACAGGGTGGAATTTACTATGCTAACTGGGATATTTTGATGGGTTGGTTTGCCTCTGCTCCTTATGAGGTGTCGGTTGTGGGTAAAAATAGCGATTTATTAAGAAAAGAATTGAATACTCATTATTTGCACAATATAATTCTTTCCGGAACTAAATTCGAAAGTAATTTACCCGTTCTCAAAGGCAAATGGAGTGCGGATGAGACATTGATTTATGTGTGTAGAAATCACGTTTGTCAGGCTCCCGTGAGTGATCTTAGGGCTGCATTGCAAATGATTAAACAGGTTCATATCTAA